One segment of Papaver somniferum cultivar HN1 unplaced genomic scaffold, ASM357369v1 unplaced-scaffold_137, whole genome shotgun sequence DNA contains the following:
- the LOC113335042 gene encoding CBL-interacting serine/threonine-protein kinase 1-like, protein MVIEGGEKQQQQQKGMRLGKYELGRTLGEGNFGKVKFAKNTESGADFAVKILDKKHILDLNITNQIKREIGTLKLLRHPNVVRLHEVLASKTKIYMVLELVIGGELFERIDFKGRLSEIEGRKLFQQLIDAVGYCHEKGVYHRDLKPENVLLDAKGNIKISDFGLSALPQHVRGDGLLHTTCGSPHYVAPEVLANRGYDGSTSDLWSCGVILYVILTGYLPFDDKNLAVLYHKIFRGDAPLPKWLSSGAQNLIRRILDPNPKTRITIVEIKEDEWFKQDYTPTNAEDDDEEGIHIDDEAFLIQEVPADVEKYLNQPTLINAFQLISMSSCLDLSGFFEKEDASERKIRFTSNHSPKDLLGKIEDIVTEMGLQVRKKNGMLKMQARKGQKNPGSISVATEVFEISPSIYVVELRKSYGDPIVYRQLCAKLAEELGAAKPSF, encoded by the exons ATGGTGATTGAAGGAGGAGagaaacagcaacagcagcagaagggAATGCGACTGGGTAAATACGAACTTGGGAGAACTCTTGGTGAGGGTAATTTTGGTAAAGTTAAATTCGCTAAGAATACTGAATCTGGGGCTGATTTTGCTGTCAAGATACTTGATAAGAAACACATTCTTGACCTCAATATCACCAATCAA ATAAAGAGAGAAATTGGGACTTTAAAGCTTTTGAGACATCCTAATGTTGTCAGATTGCATGAG GTCTTGGCCAGCAAAACAAAGATTTACATGGTTCTAGAACTTGTGATTGGTGGCGAATTATTTGAGAGAATT GACTTCAAAGGGAGACTTTCTGAAATTGAAGGACGGAAGCTCTTCCAACAGTTAATTGATGCCGTGGGATACTGTCACGAGAAAGGAGTCTACCATAGAGATCTTAAG CCTGAAAACGTTCTTCTTGACGCAAAGGGGAATATAAAGATATCGGATTTTGGACTCAGTGCTTTGCCTCAACATGTTCGG GGTGATGGTTTGCTGCATACAACCTGCGGAAGTCCACACTACGTTGCCCCTGAG GTTCTTGCCAACAGGGGGTATGATGGATCCACATCGGATCTTTGGTCATGCGGAGTCATCTTATACGTGATTCTTACAGGGTATCTTCCTTTTGATGATAAGAATCTTGCAGTTCTGTATCATAAG ATATTTAGAGGAGACGCTCCACTTCCCAAATGGTTGTCGTCTGGCGCACAAAACCTGATTAGGAGGATTCTTGATCCGAACCCAAAGACAAGGATAACAATTGTGGAGATCAAAGAAGATGAGTGGTTTAAGCAGGACTACACTCCAACAAAtgctgaagatgatgatgaagaaggcaTCCACATCGACGATGAAGCCTTTTTGATACAAGAAGTT CCAGCGGATGTGGAGAAATATCTAAATCAACCGACTTTGATTAATGCCTTTCAGCTCATCAGTATGTCCTCGTGCCTGGATCTGTCAGGCTTTTTTGAGAAAGAG GATGCTTCTGAGAGGAAGATTAGATTCACATCAAACCATTCTCCGAAAGATTTACTTGGGAAGATCGAGGATATCGTTACAGAAATGGGACTCCAAGTCCGGAAAAAGAATGGGATG CTCAAGATGCAAGCACGCAAGGGTCAGAAGAATCCAGGCAGCATATCCGTTGCAACCGAG